A genome region from Baekduia alba includes the following:
- a CDS encoding STAS domain-containing protein: MADRDRLPPHPADPLAVEILHSGRTALVALRGELELVTISKVAEVIGALDPGATGVRHVVLDLRGLTFMDLPGLRELIKQHENARTSNHNLAVVRGTPAIDRLLALTGVDQQLVLVDDPQDLAPPTCYSGR, translated from the coding sequence ATGGCCGATCGAGACCGTCTCCCGCCGCACCCCGCCGATCCGCTGGCCGTCGAGATCCTCCACAGCGGCCGGACCGCGCTCGTCGCCCTGCGCGGCGAGCTCGAGCTGGTCACGATCTCGAAGGTCGCCGAGGTCATCGGCGCCCTCGACCCGGGCGCGACCGGCGTGCGGCACGTGGTCCTCGATCTGCGCGGCCTGACGTTCATGGACCTGCCGGGCCTGCGCGAGCTGATCAAGCAGCACGAGAACGCGCGCACCAGCAACCACAACCTGGCCGTCGTGCGCGGCACGCCGGCGATCGACCGCCTGCTCGCGCTCACCGGCGTCGACCAGCAGCTCGTCCTCGTCGACGATCCGCAGGACCTCGCGCCGCCGACGTGCTACTCGGGCCGGTGA
- a CDS encoding TIGR03667 family PPOX class F420-dependent oxidoreductase gives MTIEIDETTDFGARAAAHLRDDVIVWLTSVAPSGAPLPTPVWFLWDGASGLRIQSLPTAKRAAHLQANPHVSLNFEGDGVGGDVVVLSGRATVKTAEPQLDGYVEKYRDRMEAIGLTPEQFGARYSTVLDIELTRLRGH, from the coding sequence GTGACGATCGAGATCGACGAGACCACCGACTTCGGGGCGCGCGCGGCGGCCCATCTGCGTGACGACGTCATCGTCTGGTTGACCAGCGTGGCGCCGAGCGGCGCGCCCCTGCCCACGCCCGTCTGGTTCCTCTGGGACGGCGCGAGCGGCCTCCGGATCCAGAGCCTGCCGACCGCCAAGCGCGCCGCCCACCTCCAGGCCAACCCGCACGTCTCCCTCAACTTCGAGGGCGACGGCGTCGGCGGCGACGTCGTCGTCCTGTCCGGCCGGGCGACCGTCAAGACGGCCGAGCCCCAGCTCGACGGCTACGTCGAGAAGTACCGCGACCGCATGGAGGCGATCGGCCTGACGCCGGAGCAGTTCGGCGCGCGCTACTCCACCGTGTTGGACATCGAGCTCACCCGGCTCCGGGGTCACTAG
- a CDS encoding slipin family protein, with protein MIMYVIAALVVVGLIWLASSVRILKQYERAVVFRLGRVGSEARGPGLIRISPGVDRVHTVSLRIVTMPIESQGIITRDNVSVDVSAVAYYRVADAIRSVVAIENVGSAINQIAQTTLRAVVGRHTLDETLSQTDAINQNIREILDVQTEEWGIEVTVVELKDIQLPDSMKRAMARQAEAEREKRAKIIAAEGEALAAGELANASDVMMAHPLALQLRNLQTLVEISVDKNSTVVFPAPLMSTIQELGAFLARETAAVGEQAGTPSAPPAPAPAPNGAAQPV; from the coding sequence ATGATCATGTACGTGATCGCCGCGTTGGTGGTGGTGGGCCTGATCTGGCTGGCGTCGTCGGTCCGGATCCTCAAGCAGTACGAGCGCGCCGTGGTCTTCCGGCTCGGACGCGTCGGGAGCGAGGCCCGCGGGCCGGGGCTCATCCGCATCTCGCCCGGCGTCGACCGCGTCCACACCGTCTCGCTGCGGATCGTCACGATGCCGATCGAGTCCCAGGGGATCATCACCCGCGACAACGTCAGCGTCGACGTCTCGGCGGTCGCCTACTACCGCGTCGCCGACGCGATCCGCTCGGTCGTCGCGATCGAGAACGTCGGCTCGGCGATCAACCAGATCGCCCAGACCACGCTGCGCGCCGTCGTCGGCCGCCACACGCTCGACGAGACCCTGTCGCAGACCGACGCCATCAACCAGAACATCCGCGAGATCCTCGACGTCCAGACCGAGGAGTGGGGCATCGAGGTCACGGTCGTCGAGCTCAAGGACATCCAGTTGCCCGACAGCATGAAGCGCGCGATGGCGCGGCAGGCCGAGGCCGAGCGCGAGAAGCGCGCGAAGATCATCGCGGCCGAGGGCGAGGCGCTCGCCGCGGGCGAGCTGGCCAACGCGTCCGACGTGATGATGGCCCACCCGCTGGCACTCCAGCTGCGCAACCTGCAGACGCTCGTCGAGATCTCGGTCGACAAGAACTCCACGGTCGTGTTCCCGGCGCCGCTCATGAGCACCATCCAGGAGCTCGGCGCGTTCCTGGCCCGCGAGACCGCTGCCGTCGGCGAGCAGGCCGGAACGCCGTCCGCCCCGCCGGCGCCCGCGCCGGCGCCCAACGGCGCGGCGCAGCCGGTCTGA
- a CDS encoding Ig-like domain repeat protein, which translates to MHIPKVRTRSAGALAAAAAIVSLAAAQAAGAAPARTATTTSYTDATYLQHALGLPAGDTDPAIEPVTYDRFQWLLQQSGNFAVLIGDPAEDASFAARAQDVEASAKAAGVKAVYWFDPNLSGNAQVGATTEPNLDIRNPAGITSIAAESRAKYGDAWSNLVGLYLGNGLHVVQNDLNSEEATVTVTPDPSVANDSGSAAGHSTKVGNASGGALYDYAGGSAPANAQHSFFFIYNKATTDGGQPAKIVSWTDLTTQPDAGSAKADVTTAIGKVGPASNLAAVDQFAWWKDEVNAKQVAQASTDARGANVPVLTDAANATADGGWRINQVTYPELVDLLKNANTANAVILFGGTWCPNTRPVLPSVNRYAQQNDVKVYNFDTVLDGGLVGDATTSTVNPLQTRNKAAYAPSGGGATITNANPSFLYGDLVSQYLNNVKTQYDPATSSVVEYYANGGSGGALSKARKLQVPFLVGYQGTAGSAANGGVTRQWLIDKGNGTYTEYMSQWWFTNPQPNQLGITAIPLGAPIWSTINAQLADFTWKTDPTTVIPNTGVDTDDAPYLVDADTATVTPNAGGTNVTVANGGSVGISPAALSAALAALGTSAPAKLAAAKTALLDARAATPQDATLVSNLTTVVGAWGVAQSRKTTLLNAWGSATSPNSIAGGLAAVHAVDAFFGGLPGGVLSRRTVTADPVAHGTAPKITIAIANDYGRVPTGNVSLVVKKGGATVASASAAVAQDAAAFTLPVLDAGTYDYTLSYPGDDQIAAFTETGSLTVSPAGATPVVVPPTPTPGATPTPAPVVTPASLKPSKVSRGKAGKVKGVVAKAPSSRKGGKYKVTIATAKDASAASGKVTIKLKKGKVTKTITGKLVRGVVTVSLPKLARGTWKVTISWPGDSHYVTASATGASIKVIK; encoded by the coding sequence ATGCACATCCCCAAGGTCCGGACGCGATCGGCCGGAGCGCTCGCCGCGGCCGCCGCGATCGTCTCGCTCGCTGCGGCCCAAGCCGCCGGCGCGGCGCCTGCGCGCACCGCCACCACGACCAGCTACACCGACGCGACCTACCTGCAGCACGCTCTCGGCCTGCCGGCCGGCGACACCGACCCGGCGATCGAGCCGGTCACCTACGACCGCTTCCAGTGGCTGCTTCAGCAGTCGGGGAACTTCGCCGTCCTGATCGGCGATCCCGCCGAGGACGCGAGCTTCGCCGCACGCGCCCAGGACGTCGAGGCGTCGGCCAAGGCCGCCGGCGTCAAGGCGGTCTACTGGTTCGACCCGAACCTCTCGGGCAACGCCCAGGTCGGCGCCACCACCGAGCCCAACCTCGACATCCGCAACCCGGCCGGCATCACGTCGATCGCCGCGGAGTCGCGCGCCAAGTACGGCGACGCATGGTCGAACCTCGTCGGCCTGTACCTCGGCAACGGCCTGCACGTCGTCCAGAACGACCTCAACTCAGAGGAGGCGACCGTCACGGTGACGCCGGACCCGAGCGTGGCCAACGACAGCGGCTCCGCCGCCGGCCACAGCACCAAGGTCGGCAACGCCTCCGGCGGCGCGCTCTACGACTACGCGGGCGGCTCGGCGCCGGCCAACGCCCAGCACAGCTTCTTCTTCATCTACAACAAGGCCACCACCGACGGTGGCCAGCCGGCGAAGATCGTCTCGTGGACCGACCTCACCACGCAGCCGGACGCGGGGTCGGCCAAGGCCGACGTGACCACGGCGATCGGCAAGGTGGGCCCTGCGAGCAACCTCGCCGCGGTCGACCAGTTCGCCTGGTGGAAGGACGAGGTCAACGCCAAGCAGGTCGCCCAGGCGTCGACCGACGCCCGTGGCGCGAACGTGCCGGTCCTCACCGACGCCGCCAACGCCACGGCCGACGGCGGCTGGCGGATCAACCAGGTCACCTACCCCGAGCTGGTCGACCTGCTCAAGAACGCCAACACGGCGAACGCGGTGATCCTCTTCGGCGGCACCTGGTGCCCGAACACCCGGCCGGTGCTGCCGTCCGTCAACAGGTACGCCCAGCAGAACGACGTCAAGGTCTACAACTTCGACACCGTCCTCGACGGCGGCCTCGTCGGCGACGCGACGACGAGCACGGTCAACCCGCTCCAGACGCGCAACAAGGCCGCGTACGCGCCGAGCGGCGGCGGCGCGACGATCACGAACGCCAACCCAAGCTTCCTCTACGGCGACCTCGTGAGCCAGTACCTCAACAACGTCAAGACGCAGTACGACCCGGCGACCAGCTCGGTGGTCGAGTACTACGCCAACGGTGGCAGCGGGGGCGCGCTGAGCAAGGCGCGCAAGCTCCAGGTGCCGTTCCTGGTCGGCTACCAGGGCACGGCGGGCAGCGCCGCCAACGGCGGCGTCACCCGGCAGTGGCTCATCGACAAGGGCAACGGCACGTACACGGAGTACATGTCGCAATGGTGGTTCACCAACCCCCAGCCGAACCAGCTCGGCATCACGGCGATCCCGCTCGGCGCGCCCATCTGGTCGACGATCAACGCCCAGTTGGCGGACTTCACCTGGAAGACGGACCCGACCACGGTGATCCCGAACACCGGCGTCGACACCGACGACGCGCCGTACCTCGTCGACGCCGACACCGCGACGGTGACGCCCAACGCCGGTGGCACGAACGTGACCGTCGCCAACGGCGGCTCGGTCGGCATCAGCCCGGCGGCGCTCTCGGCGGCCTTGGCTGCTCTGGGCACGTCGGCTCCGGCGAAGCTCGCCGCGGCGAAGACCGCCCTGCTCGACGCCCGGGCCGCGACGCCGCAGGACGCGACGCTGGTCTCCAACCTGACCACGGTCGTCGGTGCCTGGGGTGTCGCGCAGAGCCGCAAGACCACGCTGCTCAACGCCTGGGGCAGCGCGACCAGCCCCAACAGCATCGCCGGGGGCCTGGCCGCCGTCCACGCGGTCGACGCCTTCTTCGGCGGCCTGCCGGGTGGCGTGCTGTCGCGGCGGACCGTGACCGCCGACCCGGTGGCGCACGGCACCGCGCCGAAGATCACCATCGCGATCGCCAACGACTACGGGCGCGTCCCGACGGGCAACGTCTCTCTGGTCGTCAAGAAGGGCGGCGCGACGGTCGCGTCGGCGTCGGCGGCGGTCGCGCAGGACGCGGCCGCCTTCACGCTCCCGGTCCTGGACGCGGGCACGTACGACTACACGTTGTCCTACCCGGGTGACGACCAGATCGCCGCCTTCACCGAGACCGGCTCCCTGACGGTCTCGCCGGCCGGGGCGACCCCGGTCGTGGTGCCGCCCACCCCGACGCCGGGCGCGACCCCCACGCCCGCGCCGGTCGTGACGCCCGCGTCCCTGAAGCCGTCCAAGGTCTCGCGCGGCAAGGCGGGCAAGGTCAAGGGCGTCGTCGCCAAGGCGCCGAGCAGCAGGAAGGGCGGCAAGTACAAGGTGACGATCGCCACGGCGAAGGACGCCTCGGCGGCGAGCGGCAAGGTGACGATCAAGCTCAAGAAGGGCAAGGTCACCAAGACGATCACCGGCAAGCTCGTGCGCGGCGTGGTGACGGTCTCGCTGCCGAAGCTCGCGCGCGGCACCTGGAAGGTCACGATCTCGTGGCCCGGAGACTCGCACTACGTGACCGCCTCGGCGACCGGGGCCTCGATCAAGGTCATCAAGTAG
- a CDS encoding SDR family NAD(P)-dependent oxidoreductase, producing the protein MPADLARVQRALDTNLFGAWRTAQAFSAHLRASGHGRLVNVSSGAGQISDMGGGLPAYHLSKLALNGLTRMLAAELRADGVLVNAVCPSWTDTDIGQGGRPVADGARSVTWACLLDDDGPTGGFFRDGRPLPW; encoded by the coding sequence ATCCCTGCCGACCTCGCCCGCGTGCAGCGCGCGTTGGACACCAACCTGTTCGGCGCGTGGCGCACCGCGCAGGCGTTCTCAGCGCACCTGCGCGCGTCCGGCCACGGCCGGCTCGTCAACGTGTCGTCCGGCGCCGGCCAGATCAGCGACATGGGCGGCGGCCTCCCGGCCTATCACCTCTCCAAGCTCGCGCTCAACGGCCTGACGCGCATGCTCGCCGCCGAGCTGCGCGCCGACGGCGTCCTCGTCAACGCGGTCTGCCCGAGCTGGACCGACACCGATATCGGCCAGGGCGGTCGCCCCGTCGCCGACGGCGCCCGCTCGGTCACCTGGGCCTGCCTCCTGGACGACGACGGCCCGACCGGCGGCTTCTTCCGAGATGGCCGGCCGCTGCC
- a CDS encoding amylo-alpha-1,6-glucosidase, with protein sequence MAERTVSVLEGSTFVVGDRTGDVRPGNGREHGFFANDTRFVSRWELAVDSTPLTLLGLDQDTHFLAQFFLTPDVAPEEQAPYSVMRRRLLDEAWIEELTIVSHRHAPSEVGVRLAVDTDFADLFEVKDGADADRDITWHHDDATGTLTLSYERDGFERSVAVGTDPPARFTGGGLAYSLLLAPGESWTATFTITPCSRQPGVAFATRAAPRGSLEAQRATKAMELEEWLAQAPVLETEDHTLGRTYRASLTDLAALRLHPDLGDPATLPAAGLPWFMALFGRDSLITSLQALPYLPGLAATTLRVLAARQATTRDDFHEQEPGKILHELRFGELTASGRRPHSPYFGSADATPLFLVLLDEYHRWTGDDDLVRALEPHARAALFWIEDSGDIDGDGYVEYQRRNVETGLLNQCWKDSWDSMQFADGTLARGPIATCEIQGYVYDARRRCARLAREVWGDAPLARRLDEQADVLRARVRRDFWMPERGCHALALDGDKRQVDGLSSNIGHLLWSGLPNAEESAAIAGRLLGEELFSGWGVRTLGSREGGYNPLGYHTGTVWPHENSMIVAGLARYGHDEAAAAVGGAILAAAPHFEHRLPEVFAGYPAQVTGVPVAFPTASRPQAWAAGAPLLLLTTLLGLEPGQPRASATLPAGGREATLHRDPER encoded by the coding sequence GTGGCTGAGCGCACGGTCAGCGTCCTGGAGGGCAGCACGTTCGTCGTCGGCGACCGCACCGGCGACGTCCGGCCCGGCAACGGGCGCGAGCACGGCTTCTTCGCGAACGACACGCGCTTCGTCTCGCGCTGGGAGCTGGCGGTGGACAGCACGCCGCTGACCCTGCTCGGGCTCGACCAGGACACGCACTTCCTGGCCCAGTTCTTCCTCACGCCCGACGTCGCGCCGGAGGAGCAGGCGCCCTACTCGGTGATGCGCCGGCGGCTGCTCGACGAGGCCTGGATCGAGGAGCTGACGATCGTCAGCCACCGCCACGCTCCGAGCGAGGTCGGCGTGCGGCTCGCGGTCGACACCGACTTCGCCGACCTGTTCGAGGTCAAGGACGGCGCCGACGCCGACCGCGACATCACCTGGCACCACGACGACGCCACCGGCACGCTGACGCTCAGCTACGAGCGCGACGGCTTCGAGCGCTCCGTCGCCGTCGGGACCGATCCGCCGGCGCGCTTCACCGGCGGCGGGTTGGCGTACAGCTTGCTGCTCGCTCCTGGCGAGAGCTGGACCGCGACGTTCACGATCACGCCCTGCTCGCGCCAGCCCGGCGTCGCCTTCGCGACCCGCGCGGCCCCGCGCGGGAGCCTCGAGGCGCAGCGCGCGACCAAGGCCATGGAGTTGGAGGAGTGGCTCGCGCAGGCGCCGGTCCTGGAGACCGAGGACCACACCCTCGGGCGGACCTACCGCGCCAGCCTGACCGACCTCGCCGCGCTGCGCCTGCACCCCGACCTCGGCGACCCCGCGACGCTCCCGGCAGCCGGTCTGCCGTGGTTCATGGCGCTGTTCGGCCGCGACAGCCTCATCACCAGCCTGCAGGCATTGCCCTACCTCCCCGGGCTGGCGGCGACGACGCTGCGGGTGCTCGCCGCGCGCCAGGCGACGACGCGCGACGACTTCCACGAGCAGGAGCCCGGCAAGATCCTGCACGAGCTGCGCTTCGGCGAGCTGACCGCCAGCGGGCGCCGGCCGCATTCGCCCTACTTCGGCAGCGCCGACGCGACCCCGCTGTTCCTGGTGTTGTTGGACGAGTACCACCGCTGGACCGGGGACGACGACCTGGTCCGCGCGCTCGAGCCGCACGCGCGCGCCGCGCTGTTCTGGATCGAGGACAGCGGCGACATCGACGGCGACGGCTACGTCGAGTACCAGCGCCGCAACGTGGAGACCGGCCTGCTGAACCAGTGCTGGAAGGACAGCTGGGACTCGATGCAGTTCGCCGACGGCACGCTGGCGCGCGGGCCGATCGCGACCTGCGAGATCCAGGGCTACGTCTACGACGCGCGGCGGCGCTGCGCGCGGTTGGCGCGCGAGGTGTGGGGCGACGCGCCGCTGGCCCGCCGCCTGGACGAGCAGGCCGACGTCCTGCGCGCCCGCGTGCGCCGCGACTTCTGGATGCCCGAGCGCGGATGCCACGCGCTGGCGCTCGACGGCGACAAGCGCCAGGTCGACGGGTTGTCCTCCAACATCGGCCACCTGCTGTGGTCGGGGCTCCCCAACGCTGAGGAGTCCGCGGCGATCGCCGGGCGGCTGCTCGGCGAGGAGCTCTTCTCCGGCTGGGGCGTGCGCACGCTGGGCAGCCGCGAGGGCGGCTACAACCCGCTGGGGTACCACACGGGCACCGTGTGGCCGCACGAGAACTCGATGATCGTCGCGGGCCTCGCGCGCTACGGCCACGACGAGGCGGCGGCCGCCGTCGGCGGCGCGATCCTCGCCGCCGCGCCGCACTTCGAGCACCGCCTGCCCGAGGTCTTCGCCGGCTACCCGGCGCAGGTGACCGGCGTCCCGGTCGCGTTCCCGACGGCGTCGCGACCGCAGGCGTGGGCGGCCGGCGCGCCGCTGCTGCTGCTGACGACGCTGCTGGGGCTCGAGCCCGGGCAGCCGCGGGCCTCCGCGACGCTGCCTGCCGGCGGCCGCGAGGCGACGCTGCACCGCGACCCCGAGCGCTAG
- a CDS encoding glycosyltransferase family 4 protein, with product MTPVTSPGRSSRTPRRDGIPATSSLPSTVPAPLRIAMLAPPWIAVPPPGYGGVESVVSALTEALVALGHDVTLFCAPGSVSAARVTPLLDVAHPHEIERALYESDHVARAFAAIEPHDGARAFDVVHDHSGFTALALADRLDTPFVHTLHGPFDPGTGPFYAGHGRKAALVAISAAQLRSAPNGVVADAIIRNPVDVAAWPLRETKDEYLLWVGRMNAEKGPHRAIAAAREAGVPLVLAGVIQPGQEAFFAAEVAPHVDGDRVRFVGEVGGATKRALFAGARGLLMPIRWAEPFGMVMIEALACGTPVVAFGEGAAPEVVVDGVTGFLVADEGEMAAAVARLPALSARACRDWVVDHCDAAVIASAYAELYTSVAAHPVVPAAARG from the coding sequence ATGACCCCCGTCACCAGCCCCGGCCGCTCGTCGCGCACACCGCGCCGAGACGGCATCCCCGCGACGTCGTCGCTGCCCTCCACCGTTCCGGCGCCGCTGCGGATCGCCATGCTCGCGCCGCCGTGGATCGCGGTGCCGCCACCCGGCTATGGCGGCGTCGAGTCCGTCGTCAGCGCGCTCACCGAGGCGCTCGTCGCGCTCGGCCACGACGTCACGCTCTTCTGCGCCCCCGGCTCGGTGTCGGCCGCGCGCGTCACGCCGCTGCTCGACGTCGCCCACCCGCACGAGATCGAGCGCGCGCTGTACGAGTCCGACCATGTCGCCCGCGCGTTCGCCGCCATCGAGCCGCACGACGGAGCGCGCGCGTTCGACGTGGTCCACGACCACTCCGGCTTCACCGCGCTCGCGCTGGCCGACCGGCTCGACACGCCGTTCGTCCACACGCTGCACGGGCCCTTCGACCCGGGCACCGGCCCGTTCTACGCCGGCCACGGCCGCAAGGCCGCGCTGGTCGCCATCAGCGCCGCGCAGCTGCGCTCCGCGCCCAACGGCGTGGTGGCCGACGCGATCATCCGCAACCCGGTCGACGTCGCCGCCTGGCCGCTGCGCGAGACCAAGGACGAGTACCTGCTCTGGGTCGGCCGGATGAACGCCGAGAAGGGACCGCACCGCGCGATCGCCGCCGCCCGCGAGGCCGGCGTGCCGCTCGTGCTGGCCGGCGTCATCCAGCCCGGGCAGGAGGCGTTCTTCGCCGCCGAGGTCGCCCCGCATGTCGACGGCGACCGCGTGCGCTTCGTCGGCGAGGTCGGCGGCGCGACCAAGCGCGCGCTGTTCGCCGGCGCGCGCGGCCTGCTGATGCCGATCCGCTGGGCCGAGCCGTTCGGCATGGTCATGATCGAGGCGCTGGCCTGCGGGACGCCGGTCGTCGCCTTCGGCGAGGGCGCCGCGCCGGAGGTCGTCGTCGACGGCGTCACCGGCTTCCTGGTCGCCGACGAGGGCGAGATGGCCGCGGCGGTCGCCCGGCTGCCGGCGCTGTCAGCCCGCGCGTGCCGCGACTGGGTCGTCGACCACTGCGACGCCGCGGTGATCGCGTCGGCCTACGCCGAGTTGTACACGTCGGTCGCCGCCCACCCGGTCGTGCCGGCCGCCGCCCGTGGCTGA
- a CDS encoding methyl-accepting chemotaxis protein, translated as MTTLRLSIRGKLLGGSLLTIAVCAVGFLLALGQLGSVKRSSTEMHDRAYVPTVAADAVRYHVEDLALQNANFATLVATYGIAGANAHKGKVAVLTRAVGQDQKAIKKALPKLAAGPPELAPLARRVTTAAREYDAAFAVASVASDADTASSIKALIAATAKLDGAAAQYVTASGKYAERAVANVSAAYEHGRTVVLVALLTAVLVGLLVGLRMAASVRRSVDDITRTLRSLRENDTVALRRGLDAVAAGDLTQPAEPVTAPIVARTSDEIGDVATLVDEIREDTATSMASYNASIGSLGSLIGHVSRSATTLAGASEQMATMSRESGRAVDEIASAVENVAAGAERQARAVSGARELTTRMATAIDRSARTTADTGQAAGVARDMALQGGAAVAEATDAMASVRAASTEATEAIRQLGTKSEQIGGIVDAITGIAEQTNLLALNAAIEAARAGDQGRGFAVVADEVRKLAEESQTAAGSIAELIREIQAETARAVKVVETGADRTDQGTATVEQARAVFEQINDKVEEMTARVEEISASVSELSRTSGDMDGEIGEVAIVSEETSAATEQVAASAEQTAAATQEIVSAADTLAGTAEELSRLVGRFTLTA; from the coding sequence GTGACCACCCTGCGCCTCTCCATCCGCGGCAAGCTGCTCGGCGGCTCGCTGCTCACCATCGCCGTCTGCGCCGTCGGCTTCCTGCTCGCCCTCGGTCAGCTCGGCAGCGTCAAGCGCTCCAGCACCGAGATGCACGATCGCGCGTACGTGCCCACGGTCGCGGCCGACGCGGTCCGGTACCACGTCGAGGACCTCGCCCTCCAGAACGCCAACTTCGCCACCCTCGTCGCGACCTACGGCATCGCCGGGGCCAACGCGCACAAGGGCAAGGTCGCGGTGCTCACCCGCGCCGTCGGGCAGGACCAGAAGGCCATCAAGAAGGCCCTGCCGAAGCTGGCCGCCGGCCCGCCGGAGCTGGCGCCGCTGGCCCGACGCGTGACCACGGCCGCGCGCGAGTACGACGCGGCGTTCGCCGTCGCGTCGGTCGCCAGCGACGCGGACACCGCGTCCTCGATCAAGGCCCTCATCGCCGCGACCGCCAAGCTGGACGGCGCCGCCGCGCAGTACGTGACCGCCAGCGGCAAGTACGCGGAGCGCGCCGTCGCCAACGTGTCCGCCGCCTACGAGCACGGGCGCACGGTGGTGCTCGTGGCGCTGCTCACCGCCGTCCTCGTCGGGCTGCTCGTCGGGCTGCGGATGGCGGCCTCGGTGCGTCGCAGCGTCGACGACATCACCCGGACGCTCCGCTCGCTGCGCGAGAACGACACCGTCGCCTTGCGCCGCGGCCTCGACGCCGTGGCCGCCGGCGACCTCACCCAGCCCGCCGAGCCGGTGACCGCGCCGATCGTGGCGCGGACGAGCGACGAGATCGGCGACGTGGCGACGCTCGTCGACGAGATCCGCGAGGACACGGCGACGTCGATGGCGAGCTACAACGCGTCGATCGGAAGCCTCGGCTCGCTGATCGGGCACGTCTCGCGCAGCGCGACGACGCTCGCCGGCGCCTCCGAGCAGATGGCGACGATGTCGCGCGAGTCCGGCCGCGCCGTCGACGAGATCGCCTCGGCGGTCGAGAACGTGGCCGCCGGCGCCGAGCGCCAGGCGCGCGCCGTCTCCGGCGCGCGGGAGCTGACGACCCGGATGGCGACCGCCATCGACCGGTCGGCGCGCACCACGGCCGACACCGGTCAGGCGGCCGGCGTGGCACGCGACATGGCGCTGCAGGGCGGCGCCGCCGTCGCCGAGGCGACCGACGCCATGGCGTCGGTGCGCGCGGCGTCGACGGAGGCCACGGAGGCGATCCGCCAGCTCGGCACCAAGTCCGAGCAGATCGGCGGCATCGTCGACGCGATCACCGGCATCGCCGAGCAGACCAACCTGTTGGCCTTGAACGCCGCGATCGAGGCCGCCCGGGCCGGCGACCAGGGTCGCGGGTTCGCGGTGGTGGCCGACGAGGTCCGCAAGCTCGCGGAGGAGTCGCAGACCGCGGCGGGCTCGATCGCGGAGCTGATCCGGGAGATCCAGGCCGAGACGGCCCGCGCGGTCAAGGTCGTCGAGACGGGCGCGGATCGGACCGACCAGGGCACCGCGACGGTCGAGCAGGCGCGCGCGGTCTTCGAGCAGATCAACGACAAGGTCGAGGAGATGACGGCCCGGGTCGAGGAGATCTCCGCGTCGGTGAGCGAGCTGTCGCGCACCTCAGGCGACATGGACGGCGAGATCGGCGAGGTCGCGATCGTCTCGGAGGAGACGTCGGCCGCGACCGAGCAGGTCGCTGCTTCCGCCGAGCAGACCGCCGCCGCGACGCAGGAGATCGTGTCCGCGGCGGACACGCTGGCGGGCACCGCCGAGGAGCTCTCGCGGCTGGTCGGGCGCTTCACGCTGACGGCGTGA